The following are encoded in a window of Arvicanthis niloticus isolate mArvNil1 chromosome 1, mArvNil1.pat.X, whole genome shotgun sequence genomic DNA:
- the Nkpd1 gene encoding NTPase KAP family P-loop domain-containing protein 1 isoform X2, translating to MQKNYNVHFTKNARTPSERRFLDPELGHQKDIQTEDDVYCSCLAKTLCHVPVPVTVGFYAPFGCRLHLMLDKIMTLMQQEAAQRESEELQRVQWQPRRVRGWGVPQLLWFLVFLQPVITELHLRRRNVRFLFIRFSAWQYAGTDKLWAGLVTTLCEGIRHHYGALPFSVYSVLGNKPCGPRDGLCQREWHCRRRVCLALLALLAALCLGVGLLYLSLGGHAPGHGERGVLKALGGAATTLSGSGLLMAVYSVGKHLFVSQRKKIERLVSREKFGSQLGFMCEVKKEVELLTDFLCFLEIYQRRRLRVVLEVTGLDTCYPERVVGVLNAINTLLSDSHAPFIFILVVDPSILAACLESAGNMKGTADNGYLFLNRTVTLPFSVPVMGRRTKLQFLHDAVRSRDDLLFRELTVKLQAQSPGDSGAGEGTQLLAVETQADAERTQGRVDAEAARRIQEALCCLHDEGDCLYEYVPDNVVSMRRIVNTVPITVRLLQQQQHQQPDRVGPTPRHAVAWVVLANQWPCRLSWVLQCLEDRQQAGGAPEGRARLWDVFCDNSRELHTMTKALQNVLDLDGDPELFERFLGTDFPFTVAEAQSLLRCTVNLDHSIRRRMGLIRAVSALKPPSPPKSPSQDGPQASPKATIAAGTSQAGQGSGHSREAHQTRDRTHGGKPRPMA from the exons ATGCAGAAGAACTACAATGTGCACTTCACCAAGAATGCCCGGACCCCCAGTGAACGACGCTTTTTGGATCCTGAGTTGGGGCACCAAAAAG acatccagacagaggatgaTGTCTACTGCAGCTGTCTGGCTAAAACTCTGTGTCACGTGCCTGTCCCCGTGACTGTGGGTTTCTACGCTCCCTTTGGCTGCCGTCTTCACTTGATGTTGGATAAAATCATGA CGCTGATGCAGCAGGAGGCGGCTCAGCGTGAGAGCGAGGAGCTGCAGCGTGTGCAGTGGCAGCCACGGCGCGTGCGCGGCTGGGGCGTCCCGCAGTTGCTGTGGTTCCTGGTGTTTCTGCAGCCGGTGATCACCGAGCTGCACCTGCGGCGCAGGAACGTGCGCTTCCTGTTCATCCGCTTCAGTGCCTGGCAGTACGCGGGCACCGACAAGCTGTGGGCGGGGCTGGTGACTACGCTGTGCGAGGGCATCCGCCACCACTACGGCGCACTGCCCTTCAGCGTGTACTCCGTGTTGGGCAACAAACCCTGTGGCCCGCGCGATGGCCTCTGCCAACGCGAGTGGCACTGCCGACGTCGCGTGTGCTTGGCGCTGCTGGCGCTGTTGGCCGCTCTGTGCCTGGGCGTGGGGCTGCTGTACCTGTCGCTGGGAGGCCATGCGCCGGGCCACGGAGAGCGTGGCGTGCTCAAAGCGCTGGGCGGCGCGGCTACCACGCTGTCTGGCTCTGGGCTGCTCATGGCCGTGTACTCCGTGGGCAAGCATTTGTTCGTGAGCCAGCGCAAGAAGATCGAGCGACTCGTGTCGCGTGAGAAGTTCGGCAGCCAGCTGGGCTTCATGTGCGAGGTGAAGAAGGAGGTGGAGCTGCTCACCGATTTCCTGTGCTTCTTGGAGATCTACCAGCGACGTCGGCTGCGCGTGGTCCTGGAGGTCACTGGGCTGGACACGTGCTATCCGGAGCGCGTAGTTGGTGTGCTAAACGCCATCAACACTCTGCTGTCCGACAGCCACGCGCCCTTCATCTTCATCCTAGTGGTGGACCCCAGCATCCTGGCAGCGTGCTTGGAGAGCGCGGGTAACATGAAGGGCACAGCGGACAACGGCTACCTGTTCCTCAACCGCACGGTCACGCTTCCCTTCTCGGTGCCGGTCATGGGCCGTCGCACCAAGTTGCAGTTCTTGCACGACGCAGTACGCAGCCGGGACGATTTGCTGTTCCGGGAGTTAACGGTCAAGCTGCAGGCGCAGAGCCCCGGGGATTCGGGCGCAGGCGAGGGTACGCAGCTGCTGGCGGTGGAGACACAGGCAGACGCCGAGCGCACGCAGGGCCGCGTGGACGCGGAGGCAGCGCGGCGCATCCAGGAGGCGCTATGCTGTCTGCACGACGAGGGTGACTGCCTGTACGAGTACGTGCCCGACAACGTGGTGTCCATGCGGCGCATCGTCAACACGGTGCCCATCACCGTGCGCCtgttacagcagcagcagcaccagcagcccGACCGCGTAGGACCCACACCGCGCCACGCAGTGGCCTGGGTCGTGCTCGCCAACCAGTGGCCATGTCGCCTCAGCTGGGTGCTGCAATGCCTGGAGGACCGGCAGCAGGCAGGGGGCGCACCCGAGGGGCGCGCGCGTCTCTGGGACGTCTTCTGTGACAATAGTCGCGAGCTGCACACCATGACTAAGGCCTTGCAGAACGTACTGGACCTGGATGGCGACCCAGAGCTTTTTGAGCGCTTTCTGGGCACCGATTTCCCCTTCACCGTGGCCGAGGCGCAGAGTTTGCTGCGCTGCACAGTCAACCTGGACCATTCCATCCGTCGCCGCATGGGCCTCATCAGGGCCGTCAGCGCGCTCAAGCCTCCCAGCCCGCCCAAGTCCCCATCGCAGGATGGTCCCCAGGCCAGTCCCAAAGCCACTATCGCGGCAGGCACGTCCCAGGCAGGCCAAGGATCAGGACACAGTAGAGAGGCACATCAGACCCGGGACCGGACCCATGGGGGCAAGCCAAGGCCGATGGCCTAA
- the Ppp1r37 gene encoding protein phosphatase 1 regulatory subunit 37 isoform X2: MEIPPQEAPPGPGADTEAEEAPAEAGSPSGASPPADGRLKAAAKHVTFPSDEDIVSGAVEPKDPWRHAQNVTVDEVIGAYRQACQKLNCRQIPKLLRQLQEFTDLEQRINCLDLKGEKLDYKTCEALEEVFKRLQFKVVDLEQTNLDEDTSCLQYLDARNTPLLDHSAPFVARALRIRSSLAVLHLENASLSGRPLMLLATALKMNMNLRELYLADNKLNGLQDSAQLGNLLKFNCSLHILDLRNNHVLDSGLAYICEGLKEQRKGLVTLVLWNNQLTHTGMAFLGMALPHTQSLETLNLGHNPIGNEGVRNLKTGLISNRSVLRLGLASTKLTCEGAVAVAEFIAESPRLLRLDLRENDIKTGGLMALSLALKVNHSLLRLDLDREPKKEPVKSFIETQKALLAEIQNGCKRNFVLVREREEKQQLQPSASMPEITITEPQPLEESGDLPAMGAQNGAPSPGPGPDSDSDSDSDREEQEEEEEDQPKQQRDEGGTDQSSLTPCPALIPSTDSLGPGDKSPPGSPSSPTEQRISVSSPGRGHKIFVVTRVESPPERPEPPVLPTFVSCPPSSPPSPPASPSSQTMDIQDPESSEAQPQAEPSQAGQPLPNGLKPEFALALPPEPPPGLEAKGGSCSLEHALHHSQGVSKLEELLLEASQEAPRDTL, encoded by the exons cCCAGAATGTGACGGTGGACGAGGTGATCGGTGCCTACAGGCAGGCCTGTCAGAAGCTGAACTGCCGGCAGATCCCCAAGCTCCTCAGGCAGCTGCAG GAGTTCACGGACCTTGAGCAACGCATCAACTGCCTGGACCTAAAAG GGGAGAAGCTTGACTACAAGACCTGTGAGGCTCTGGAGGAGGTCTTCAAAAGGCTGCAGTTCAAGGTTGTGGACCTGGAGCAAACCAACTTGGATGAAGAT ACAAGTTGCCTACAGTACCTAGATGCCCGCAACACACCCCTGCTGGACCACTCAGCACCCTTTGTGGCCCGCGCCCTGCGCATCCGCAGCAGCCTGGCAGTGCTGCACCTAGAGAATGCCAGCCTATCCGGGCGGCCCCTCATGCTGCTGG CCACAGCTCTGAAGATGAACATGAACCTACGAGAATTGTACTTGGCGGACAACAAGCTCAATGGCCTGCAGGACTCAGCCCAGCTAGGCAACCTGCTCAAGTTCAACTGCTCCCTGCACATTCTGGACCTGCGGAACAACCATGTGCTAGACTCAG GTCTGGCCTATATCTGCGAGGGTCTCAAGGAGCAGAGGAAGGGGCTGGTGACCCTGGTGCTGTGGAACAACCAGcttacacacacaggcatggccTTCTTGGGCATGGCGTTG CCGCACACACAGAGTCTGGAGACGCTGAACCTGGGCCACAACCCCATTGGGAACGAGGGTGTGCGGAACCTCAAGACCGGCCTCATCAGCAACCGCAGTGTTCTGCGCCTCGGCCTCGCCTCAACCAAGCTCACATGCGAGG GCGCGGTGGCCGTGGCAGAGTTCATCGCCGAGAGCCCCCGCCTCCTGAGACTGGACCTCCGGGAGAACGACATCAAGACAGGCGGGCTCATGGCGCTGTCCTTGGCTCTCAAGGTGAACCACTCTCTGCTTCGCCTGGACCTAGACCGAGAGCCCAAGAAGGAGCCG GTGAAGAGCTTCATCGAGACCCAGAAGGCACTGCTGGCTGAGATCCAGAACGGCTGCAAGCGCAACTTTGTGCTGGTACGAGAGCgtgaggagaagcagcagctgcagccGTCGGCCTCCATGCCTGAGATCACCATCACCGAACCCCAGCCCCTGGAAGAGTCTGGGGACCTGCCGGCCATGGGGGCTCAGAATGGGGCCCCTAGCCCCGGGCCTGGCCCTgactcagactcagactcagactcGGAcagggaagagcaggaggaagaggaggaggaccaaCCAAAGCAGCAGAGGGACGAGGGGGGCACTGACCAGAGTTCTTTGaccccctgccctgccctcatACCCTCCACGGACTCCCTAGGCCCTGGTGACAAGAGCCCCCCAGGCAGCCCCTCCTCCCCTACTGAGCAGCGTATTTCTGTCTCCAGCCCAGGCCGAGGCCACAAGATATTTGTGGTGACCCGGGTGGAGAGTCCACCTGAGAGGCCAGAGCCCCCTGTTCTTCCCACCTTTGTCTcctgtcctccatcctctcctccctccccacctgctTCTCCATCATCTCAGACCATGGACATCCAGGACCCAGAATCATCTGAGGCTCAGCCCCAGGCGGAGCCATCTCAGGCAGGGCAGCCACTGCCCAATGGCCTGAAGCCTGAGTTTGCCCTCGCGCTTCCCCCAGAACCACCCCCAGGGCTGGAGGCTAAGGGAGGCAGCTGCAGCCTGGAGCACG CACTGCACCACTCCCAGGGTGTCAGCAAGCTGGAGGAACTGCTTCTAGAGGCCAGTCAGGAGGCCCCgcgggacacactgtga
- the Ppp1r37 gene encoding protein phosphatase 1 regulatory subunit 37 isoform X1, with protein MEIPPQEAPPGPGADTEAEEAPAEAGSPSGASPPADGRLKAAAKHVTFPSDEDIVSGAVEPKDPWRHAQNVTVDEVIGAYRQACQKLNCRQIPKLLRQLQEFTDLEQRINCLDLKGEKLDYKTCEALEEVFKRLQFKVVDLEQTNLDEDGASALFDMIEYYESATHLNISFNKHIGTRGWQAAAHMMRKTSCLQYLDARNTPLLDHSAPFVARALRIRSSLAVLHLENASLSGRPLMLLATALKMNMNLRELYLADNKLNGLQDSAQLGNLLKFNCSLHILDLRNNHVLDSGLAYICEGLKEQRKGLVTLVLWNNQLTHTGMAFLGMALPHTQSLETLNLGHNPIGNEGVRNLKTGLISNRSVLRLGLASTKLTCEGAVAVAEFIAESPRLLRLDLRENDIKTGGLMALSLALKVNHSLLRLDLDREPKKEPVKSFIETQKALLAEIQNGCKRNFVLVREREEKQQLQPSASMPEITITEPQPLEESGDLPAMGAQNGAPSPGPGPDSDSDSDSDREEQEEEEEDQPKQQRDEGGTDQSSLTPCPALIPSTDSLGPGDKSPPGSPSSPTEQRISVSSPGRGHKIFVVTRVESPPERPEPPVLPTFVSCPPSSPPSPPASPSSQTMDIQDPESSEAQPQAEPSQAGQPLPNGLKPEFALALPPEPPPGLEAKGGSCSLEHALHHSQGVSKLEELLLEASQEAPRDTL; from the exons cCCAGAATGTGACGGTGGACGAGGTGATCGGTGCCTACAGGCAGGCCTGTCAGAAGCTGAACTGCCGGCAGATCCCCAAGCTCCTCAGGCAGCTGCAG GAGTTCACGGACCTTGAGCAACGCATCAACTGCCTGGACCTAAAAG GGGAGAAGCTTGACTACAAGACCTGTGAGGCTCTGGAGGAGGTCTTCAAAAGGCTGCAGTTCAAGGTTGTGGACCTGGAGCAAACCAACTTGGATGAAGAT GGTGCCTCAGCCCTCTTTGACATGATTGAGTACTACGAGTCGGCCACCCACCTCAACATCTCTTTCAACAAGCACATTGGCACTCGGGGCTGGCAGGCTGCTGCCCACATGATGCGCAAG ACAAGTTGCCTACAGTACCTAGATGCCCGCAACACACCCCTGCTGGACCACTCAGCACCCTTTGTGGCCCGCGCCCTGCGCATCCGCAGCAGCCTGGCAGTGCTGCACCTAGAGAATGCCAGCCTATCCGGGCGGCCCCTCATGCTGCTGG CCACAGCTCTGAAGATGAACATGAACCTACGAGAATTGTACTTGGCGGACAACAAGCTCAATGGCCTGCAGGACTCAGCCCAGCTAGGCAACCTGCTCAAGTTCAACTGCTCCCTGCACATTCTGGACCTGCGGAACAACCATGTGCTAGACTCAG GTCTGGCCTATATCTGCGAGGGTCTCAAGGAGCAGAGGAAGGGGCTGGTGACCCTGGTGCTGTGGAACAACCAGcttacacacacaggcatggccTTCTTGGGCATGGCGTTG CCGCACACACAGAGTCTGGAGACGCTGAACCTGGGCCACAACCCCATTGGGAACGAGGGTGTGCGGAACCTCAAGACCGGCCTCATCAGCAACCGCAGTGTTCTGCGCCTCGGCCTCGCCTCAACCAAGCTCACATGCGAGG GCGCGGTGGCCGTGGCAGAGTTCATCGCCGAGAGCCCCCGCCTCCTGAGACTGGACCTCCGGGAGAACGACATCAAGACAGGCGGGCTCATGGCGCTGTCCTTGGCTCTCAAGGTGAACCACTCTCTGCTTCGCCTGGACCTAGACCGAGAGCCCAAGAAGGAGCCG GTGAAGAGCTTCATCGAGACCCAGAAGGCACTGCTGGCTGAGATCCAGAACGGCTGCAAGCGCAACTTTGTGCTGGTACGAGAGCgtgaggagaagcagcagctgcagccGTCGGCCTCCATGCCTGAGATCACCATCACCGAACCCCAGCCCCTGGAAGAGTCTGGGGACCTGCCGGCCATGGGGGCTCAGAATGGGGCCCCTAGCCCCGGGCCTGGCCCTgactcagactcagactcagactcGGAcagggaagagcaggaggaagaggaggaggaccaaCCAAAGCAGCAGAGGGACGAGGGGGGCACTGACCAGAGTTCTTTGaccccctgccctgccctcatACCCTCCACGGACTCCCTAGGCCCTGGTGACAAGAGCCCCCCAGGCAGCCCCTCCTCCCCTACTGAGCAGCGTATTTCTGTCTCCAGCCCAGGCCGAGGCCACAAGATATTTGTGGTGACCCGGGTGGAGAGTCCACCTGAGAGGCCAGAGCCCCCTGTTCTTCCCACCTTTGTCTcctgtcctccatcctctcctccctccccacctgctTCTCCATCATCTCAGACCATGGACATCCAGGACCCAGAATCATCTGAGGCTCAGCCCCAGGCGGAGCCATCTCAGGCAGGGCAGCCACTGCCCAATGGCCTGAAGCCTGAGTTTGCCCTCGCGCTTCCCCCAGAACCACCCCCAGGGCTGGAGGCTAAGGGAGGCAGCTGCAGCCTGGAGCACG CACTGCACCACTCCCAGGGTGTCAGCAAGCTGGAGGAACTGCTTCTAGAGGCCAGTCAGGAGGCCCCgcgggacacactgtga
- the Ppp1r37 gene encoding protein phosphatase 1 regulatory subunit 37 isoform X3 — translation MAWASAQNVTVDEVIGAYRQACQKLNCRQIPKLLRQLQEFTDLEQRINCLDLKGEKLDYKTCEALEEVFKRLQFKVVDLEQTNLDEDGASALFDMIEYYESATHLNISFNKHIGTRGWQAAAHMMRKTSCLQYLDARNTPLLDHSAPFVARALRIRSSLAVLHLENASLSGRPLMLLATALKMNMNLRELYLADNKLNGLQDSAQLGNLLKFNCSLHILDLRNNHVLDSGLAYICEGLKEQRKGLVTLVLWNNQLTHTGMAFLGMALPHTQSLETLNLGHNPIGNEGVRNLKTGLISNRSVLRLGLASTKLTCEGAVAVAEFIAESPRLLRLDLRENDIKTGGLMALSLALKVNHSLLRLDLDREPKKEPVKSFIETQKALLAEIQNGCKRNFVLVREREEKQQLQPSASMPEITITEPQPLEESGDLPAMGAQNGAPSPGPGPDSDSDSDSDREEQEEEEEDQPKQQRDEGGTDQSSLTPCPALIPSTDSLGPGDKSPPGSPSSPTEQRISVSSPGRGHKIFVVTRVESPPERPEPPVLPTFVSCPPSSPPSPPASPSSQTMDIQDPESSEAQPQAEPSQAGQPLPNGLKPEFALALPPEPPPGLEAKGGSCSLEHALHHSQGVSKLEELLLEASQEAPRDTL, via the exons cCCAGAATGTGACGGTGGACGAGGTGATCGGTGCCTACAGGCAGGCCTGTCAGAAGCTGAACTGCCGGCAGATCCCCAAGCTCCTCAGGCAGCTGCAG GAGTTCACGGACCTTGAGCAACGCATCAACTGCCTGGACCTAAAAG GGGAGAAGCTTGACTACAAGACCTGTGAGGCTCTGGAGGAGGTCTTCAAAAGGCTGCAGTTCAAGGTTGTGGACCTGGAGCAAACCAACTTGGATGAAGAT GGTGCCTCAGCCCTCTTTGACATGATTGAGTACTACGAGTCGGCCACCCACCTCAACATCTCTTTCAACAAGCACATTGGCACTCGGGGCTGGCAGGCTGCTGCCCACATGATGCGCAAG ACAAGTTGCCTACAGTACCTAGATGCCCGCAACACACCCCTGCTGGACCACTCAGCACCCTTTGTGGCCCGCGCCCTGCGCATCCGCAGCAGCCTGGCAGTGCTGCACCTAGAGAATGCCAGCCTATCCGGGCGGCCCCTCATGCTGCTGG CCACAGCTCTGAAGATGAACATGAACCTACGAGAATTGTACTTGGCGGACAACAAGCTCAATGGCCTGCAGGACTCAGCCCAGCTAGGCAACCTGCTCAAGTTCAACTGCTCCCTGCACATTCTGGACCTGCGGAACAACCATGTGCTAGACTCAG GTCTGGCCTATATCTGCGAGGGTCTCAAGGAGCAGAGGAAGGGGCTGGTGACCCTGGTGCTGTGGAACAACCAGcttacacacacaggcatggccTTCTTGGGCATGGCGTTG CCGCACACACAGAGTCTGGAGACGCTGAACCTGGGCCACAACCCCATTGGGAACGAGGGTGTGCGGAACCTCAAGACCGGCCTCATCAGCAACCGCAGTGTTCTGCGCCTCGGCCTCGCCTCAACCAAGCTCACATGCGAGG GCGCGGTGGCCGTGGCAGAGTTCATCGCCGAGAGCCCCCGCCTCCTGAGACTGGACCTCCGGGAGAACGACATCAAGACAGGCGGGCTCATGGCGCTGTCCTTGGCTCTCAAGGTGAACCACTCTCTGCTTCGCCTGGACCTAGACCGAGAGCCCAAGAAGGAGCCG GTGAAGAGCTTCATCGAGACCCAGAAGGCACTGCTGGCTGAGATCCAGAACGGCTGCAAGCGCAACTTTGTGCTGGTACGAGAGCgtgaggagaagcagcagctgcagccGTCGGCCTCCATGCCTGAGATCACCATCACCGAACCCCAGCCCCTGGAAGAGTCTGGGGACCTGCCGGCCATGGGGGCTCAGAATGGGGCCCCTAGCCCCGGGCCTGGCCCTgactcagactcagactcagactcGGAcagggaagagcaggaggaagaggaggaggaccaaCCAAAGCAGCAGAGGGACGAGGGGGGCACTGACCAGAGTTCTTTGaccccctgccctgccctcatACCCTCCACGGACTCCCTAGGCCCTGGTGACAAGAGCCCCCCAGGCAGCCCCTCCTCCCCTACTGAGCAGCGTATTTCTGTCTCCAGCCCAGGCCGAGGCCACAAGATATTTGTGGTGACCCGGGTGGAGAGTCCACCTGAGAGGCCAGAGCCCCCTGTTCTTCCCACCTTTGTCTcctgtcctccatcctctcctccctccccacctgctTCTCCATCATCTCAGACCATGGACATCCAGGACCCAGAATCATCTGAGGCTCAGCCCCAGGCGGAGCCATCTCAGGCAGGGCAGCCACTGCCCAATGGCCTGAAGCCTGAGTTTGCCCTCGCGCTTCCCCCAGAACCACCCCCAGGGCTGGAGGCTAAGGGAGGCAGCTGCAGCCTGGAGCACG CACTGCACCACTCCCAGGGTGTCAGCAAGCTGGAGGAACTGCTTCTAGAGGCCAGTCAGGAGGCCCCgcgggacacactgtga
- the Nkpd1 gene encoding NTPase KAP family P-loop domain-containing protein 1 isoform X1 translates to MQKNYNVHFTKNARTPSERRFLDPELGHQKGCCRQWYQDPVATHTYGPYQLSPQAHWQQTYRSHRGGSGCRRCPQPLILQQRQRQQQQRQPPPHPPSPLRQRLCPVRGSQKGSPAIAAARMGPASAPQPATSPPTAVSAMASSGPALPSATGALLEPSEPTEARPLPAPAACGSFTSYSADIQTEDDVYCSCLAKTLCHVPVPVTVGFYAPFGCRLHLMLDKIMTLMQQEAAQRESEELQRVQWQPRRVRGWGVPQLLWFLVFLQPVITELHLRRRNVRFLFIRFSAWQYAGTDKLWAGLVTTLCEGIRHHYGALPFSVYSVLGNKPCGPRDGLCQREWHCRRRVCLALLALLAALCLGVGLLYLSLGGHAPGHGERGVLKALGGAATTLSGSGLLMAVYSVGKHLFVSQRKKIERLVSREKFGSQLGFMCEVKKEVELLTDFLCFLEIYQRRRLRVVLEVTGLDTCYPERVVGVLNAINTLLSDSHAPFIFILVVDPSILAACLESAGNMKGTADNGYLFLNRTVTLPFSVPVMGRRTKLQFLHDAVRSRDDLLFRELTVKLQAQSPGDSGAGEGTQLLAVETQADAERTQGRVDAEAARRIQEALCCLHDEGDCLYEYVPDNVVSMRRIVNTVPITVRLLQQQQHQQPDRVGPTPRHAVAWVVLANQWPCRLSWVLQCLEDRQQAGGAPEGRARLWDVFCDNSRELHTMTKALQNVLDLDGDPELFERFLGTDFPFTVAEAQSLLRCTVNLDHSIRRRMGLIRAVSALKPPSPPKSPSQDGPQASPKATIAAGTSQAGQGSGHSREAHQTRDRTHGGKPRPMA, encoded by the exons ATGCAGAAGAACTACAATGTGCACTTCACCAAGAATGCCCGGACCCCCAGTGAACGACGCTTTTTGGATCCTGAGTTGGGGCACCAAAAAG gaTGCTGCCGTCAGTGGTACCAGGACCCGGTGGCCACTCACACCTATGGGCCCTATCAGCTGTCCCCCCAGGCTCACTGGCAGCAGACCTACCGCAGCCACCGAGGTGGCAGCGGCTGTCGCCGGTGTCCCCAGCCCCTCATTCTGCAGCAGCGACaacggcagcagcagcagcgacaacccccaccccaccctcccagcCCGCTGCGGCAGCGGCTCTGTCCAGTTCGCGGGTCCCAGAAGGGGTCACCCGCGATCGCCGCTGCCCGCATGGGACCAGCCAGCGCCCCGCAGcctgccacctccccacccacagcaGTATCAGCCATGGCCAGCAGCGGCCCAGCCCTGCCCTCTGCAACCGGCGCCCTGCTGGAGCCCAGCGAGCCCACCGAGGCGCGGCCCCTGCCTGCGCCCGCAGCCTGCGGCTCCTTCACCTCCTACAGCGCCG acatccagacagaggatgaTGTCTACTGCAGCTGTCTGGCTAAAACTCTGTGTCACGTGCCTGTCCCCGTGACTGTGGGTTTCTACGCTCCCTTTGGCTGCCGTCTTCACTTGATGTTGGATAAAATCATGA CGCTGATGCAGCAGGAGGCGGCTCAGCGTGAGAGCGAGGAGCTGCAGCGTGTGCAGTGGCAGCCACGGCGCGTGCGCGGCTGGGGCGTCCCGCAGTTGCTGTGGTTCCTGGTGTTTCTGCAGCCGGTGATCACCGAGCTGCACCTGCGGCGCAGGAACGTGCGCTTCCTGTTCATCCGCTTCAGTGCCTGGCAGTACGCGGGCACCGACAAGCTGTGGGCGGGGCTGGTGACTACGCTGTGCGAGGGCATCCGCCACCACTACGGCGCACTGCCCTTCAGCGTGTACTCCGTGTTGGGCAACAAACCCTGTGGCCCGCGCGATGGCCTCTGCCAACGCGAGTGGCACTGCCGACGTCGCGTGTGCTTGGCGCTGCTGGCGCTGTTGGCCGCTCTGTGCCTGGGCGTGGGGCTGCTGTACCTGTCGCTGGGAGGCCATGCGCCGGGCCACGGAGAGCGTGGCGTGCTCAAAGCGCTGGGCGGCGCGGCTACCACGCTGTCTGGCTCTGGGCTGCTCATGGCCGTGTACTCCGTGGGCAAGCATTTGTTCGTGAGCCAGCGCAAGAAGATCGAGCGACTCGTGTCGCGTGAGAAGTTCGGCAGCCAGCTGGGCTTCATGTGCGAGGTGAAGAAGGAGGTGGAGCTGCTCACCGATTTCCTGTGCTTCTTGGAGATCTACCAGCGACGTCGGCTGCGCGTGGTCCTGGAGGTCACTGGGCTGGACACGTGCTATCCGGAGCGCGTAGTTGGTGTGCTAAACGCCATCAACACTCTGCTGTCCGACAGCCACGCGCCCTTCATCTTCATCCTAGTGGTGGACCCCAGCATCCTGGCAGCGTGCTTGGAGAGCGCGGGTAACATGAAGGGCACAGCGGACAACGGCTACCTGTTCCTCAACCGCACGGTCACGCTTCCCTTCTCGGTGCCGGTCATGGGCCGTCGCACCAAGTTGCAGTTCTTGCACGACGCAGTACGCAGCCGGGACGATTTGCTGTTCCGGGAGTTAACGGTCAAGCTGCAGGCGCAGAGCCCCGGGGATTCGGGCGCAGGCGAGGGTACGCAGCTGCTGGCGGTGGAGACACAGGCAGACGCCGAGCGCACGCAGGGCCGCGTGGACGCGGAGGCAGCGCGGCGCATCCAGGAGGCGCTATGCTGTCTGCACGACGAGGGTGACTGCCTGTACGAGTACGTGCCCGACAACGTGGTGTCCATGCGGCGCATCGTCAACACGGTGCCCATCACCGTGCGCCtgttacagcagcagcagcaccagcagcccGACCGCGTAGGACCCACACCGCGCCACGCAGTGGCCTGGGTCGTGCTCGCCAACCAGTGGCCATGTCGCCTCAGCTGGGTGCTGCAATGCCTGGAGGACCGGCAGCAGGCAGGGGGCGCACCCGAGGGGCGCGCGCGTCTCTGGGACGTCTTCTGTGACAATAGTCGCGAGCTGCACACCATGACTAAGGCCTTGCAGAACGTACTGGACCTGGATGGCGACCCAGAGCTTTTTGAGCGCTTTCTGGGCACCGATTTCCCCTTCACCGTGGCCGAGGCGCAGAGTTTGCTGCGCTGCACAGTCAACCTGGACCATTCCATCCGTCGCCGCATGGGCCTCATCAGGGCCGTCAGCGCGCTCAAGCCTCCCAGCCCGCCCAAGTCCCCATCGCAGGATGGTCCCCAGGCCAGTCCCAAAGCCACTATCGCGGCAGGCACGTCCCAGGCAGGCCAAGGATCAGGACACAGTAGAGAGGCACATCAGACCCGGGACCGGACCCATGGGGGCAAGCCAAGGCCGATGGCCTAA